The genomic interval GGCGCTGGGCGCGACGACCGCCCAACTGTCCTGGGTCCAGGACGCGTTCGTCCTGCCCATGGCCGCGTTCATCCTGACCGCCGGTGTCGTCGGTGACGTCCACGGGCGCAAGAAGGTGTTCCAGGCCGGGCTGCTGTTCTCTGCCGCCGGTGCCGCCGTCGCGCTCGTCGCGCAGTCGGTGCAGGTGCTGTGGGTCGGGCAGGCCCTCGCCGGACTCGGTGCGGCCACGCTGCTGCCCACCACGCTGGCGCTGATCAGCCACGCGGTGCCCGACCACCGGGAGCGCGGCAAGTTCATCGGCCTGTGGGCCACCTCGCTCATGGCGGCGCTGGCCGTCGGTCCGGTCGTCGCCGGAGTGGTCCTCGACCACTTCGCCTGGCGCTGGATCTACCTCCTGGCGATCCCCGTCTCGCTGCTCGCGACCGTCTTCGCGGCACGGCTGCTGACCGACTCACGGGCGCCCTACGAACGGCGGCTGGACTGGCCCGGCCAGATCACCGCCACGGTGGCGGTCACCGCGCTGGTCTACGGCGTCATCGAGGGCGGCGCCGACTCCTTCACCGCGCCGAAGGTGCTGGCGGCTCTCGCGGTGGCCGTCGTCAGCGGGGTGGCCTTCGTCCTCGCCGAGCGGCGCAGCGACAGTCCGATGCTCGACCTCGCGCTGTTCCGCAGCCCGGCCTTCACCGCGACCACGCTCGTCGCGATGATCACCTTTCTCGGGCTGATCGGCTTCTTCTTCCTGCTCAGCCTCTACTTCGGGCTGGTGCAGCAGCTCGACACCCTGCAGGCGGCCTGGCGGATGCTGGTGGTGACCGCCTGCGCCATCCTGGTCGGCGGGCCCGTCGGACGCCTCATGCACCGGGTCTCCGCGCGCGTGCTGATCACGGGCGGTCTGCTGGTCGTCGCCGCCTCCCTGTTCTCGCTCGTCGGTGTCGACGCGCACACCTCCTTTGCCGCCCTGGCCTGGCGGCTGGCGCCGCTGGGGCTGGGACTGGGGGCCGTCATGACCCCGATGACCGCGACAGCGGTGGCCTCCGTGCCGCACCACCTGGCCGGCATGGCCGCCGCGGGCAACAACGCGTTCCGTCAGCTCGGCGGGGCGCTCGGCCCGGCCGTCCTGGGCGCGTTGCTGACCACCCGGGCGCTGGACAGCTTCCCCGGTCACCTGGCCGACGCCGGGCTGACCGGGGCGGCGCAGGAGCGGATCGTCACGGCGGCGGACCACGGAGGACTGGGCGCGGTCGCCGGGCTCGACCTCGGCGCGGACACGGGCCGGGCCATGGGGGCCGTGGGGGAGGCCTTCCTGGACGGCCTGCGGCTGTGCCTGACGGTCGCGGGGTCGCTCACGCTGCTGGCCGCGGTGGTGGCTGTTGTCCTGCTGCGCCGGCCCCGCAGCGCGGGGGCGGGCCACACGCAGGTCGCCGCGTCGGGTCGGACAAGGGGTGCGGCATCCGACGAGGTGGCTGCGGCGGTGTCGGGGACCGGCGGGAGTGAGGGGCGCGGAGAGGTGTGACGAGGCGGGGGAGGGCCGGGGCCGGTTGTGTGTGAACCCGGTGGGGCGGGTCGGGCGGCGGGATGGCGGCCCGGTGAGGAAGGGGGTATGGCCTGGCCGGCCACGTGGGACGCAGGTTCAGGAGGGGGCGGTTGGGGCGCGTCGGGCCGGCGCGGTGAGCTCGCGCCGCGCCGGCGGCGTCCGCGGCGCCGCGCTTCTGGAGCGGCGTGTCACTACCCGCTCGACCGGCCGCCCTGCCTCTCGCCTGGACTGCCGTTGCGCCGGTCACGGCTCAACGCTCCAGCCCAGGTCAGCCGCCAGAAGGCACTGGTCGTTGACCATCCCACCCCCTGGGTACTCGTACGCCATGAGCACCCCCTTCCCGCCCCATGCGCTGCACGACTACGCGCTGCTGGCCGACGGTGAGCGCGGGGCGCTCATCGGGCCCGACGGCGCTATCGGGTGGCTGTGCGCGCCCACCTGGCACGACGAGGCGGTCTTCGCCGGACTGGTCGGCGGGCGGGGCGCGTACGCCGTCACTCCCGCCGGGCGGTACGTCTTCGGCGGCTACTACGAAGAGGGCACGCTCATCTGGCGCAGCCGCTGGGTCACCGACGACGGGATCGTCGAGTGCCGCGAGGCGCTGGCCTTCCCCGGCGCCCCGGACCGGCTCGTCCTGCTGCGGCAGCTGCGCGCGGTGGACGGCCCCGCCCGGGTCTCCGTCGTCCTCGACCCGCGCAGCGGATACGGCGCGACGCCGATCGACCCGGCTTCGGTCCGCCGCGGTGACGACGGGGTGTGGGAGCTGCGCACCGGACGGCACCGGCTGCGCTGGCAGGGAGCCCCGCAGGCGGTCGTGGGGGAGCGGGGTCTGACCGCGGACATCGAGCTGGAGCCCGGCGAGCGGCACGAACTGGTCCTGGAGTGCGCCGTATCCCCCCTCCCGGCCGCACCACCGAAGCCGCAGCAGGCATGGGCTGCCACCGAAGCCGCCTGGCACGAGACGGTCCCCGCGCTCGACAGAACCGTCGCCCCTCGTGACGCGCGCCGGGCGTACGCCGTCCTGCGCGGCCTCACCGCACAGGGCGGGGGCATGGTCGCGGCGGCCACGACCAGCCTGCCCGAGCGCGCCGAGGAGGGCCGGAACTATGACTACCGGTACGTGTGGATCCGCGACCAGAGCTACGCCGGACAGGCCGCTGCCGCCGTCGGCGCCCATGACCTTCTCGACGCCGCCGTCGGCTTCGTCACCGCGCGCCTGCACGCGGACGGGCCCCGTCTGGTACCGGCCTACACCGTGCACGGCGATCCCGTTCCCGCCCAGCGCGAACTAGACCTGCCCGGCTACCCCGGCGGCTTCGACCGCGTCGGGAACCAGGTCGGCGAGCAGTTCCAGCTCGACTGCTTCGGCGAGGCCCTGCTGCTGCTCGCGGCCGCCGAACGCCACGGGCGCCTGGACGAGGGGCACTGGAAGGCCGTGGAGATCGCCGTGCGGGCCGTCTCCGACCGGTGGCGGCAACCCGACGCGGGGATATGGGAGCTGGACGACCGGATGTGGACCCACAGCAGGCTCAGCTGCGTCGCAGGGCTACGGGCCGTGGCCGCGGTGGCGCCCCGCCATCCGCTCGCCGACACCTGTACCGCCCTGGCCGACACCCTCCTCGACGCCGCCGAGCGCACCTGCCTCCACCCCGACGGCCACTGGCAGCGCACCCCCGACGACCCCTCCGTGGACGCCGCCCTGCTGCTGCCCGGCGTTCGCGGCGCCCTGCCGGCAGCCGACACGCGCACCCGGGCCACCCTCGCCGCGTGCCGTCGGGAACTGGCCGACGACCACTACCTCTACCGCTTCCGCCACGACGACCGCCCCCTGGAGGAGGCCGAGGGCGCCTTCCTGCTGTGCGGACTGGTCATGGCGATGGCCGAGCACCAGCAGGGCCGGACCGTCGAGGCGTACCGCTGGTTCGAACGCAACCGAGGCGCTTGCGGGGCCTCGGGGCTGTACGCCGAGGAGTTCGACGTCGCCCAGCGTCAGCTGCGCGGCAACCTCCCGCAGGCCTTCGTCCACGCACTGCTGCTGGAGGCGGCCGCCCGGCTCGGTGAGTGACCGGGCGTCCGCCTCCAGCAGTCCCACAGCTGTTCCGGACGGTTACCGCGAGGCCGGTCGCACGACAGGGTCCGCGACATGGCCGTGGACGTCAGCCGCCTCCCGGCCCGCCGCTGCCGAACGAGCCGCTGCTGCCCTCGTCCCAGCGAGGCCGTTCGGTCGCCGGACCCGTCCGGGTCGGCGCGTTGCCGTGGTTGGGCAGTTCGTGCGGGGTCAGTCGGGTGTCGCTCCTGGGCATCTCGCTGGGCTCCCGGTGCTCGCTGACCTCACGGACCGGCCCGCCCTCGGGCATCCTCGGCTGTTCCTCGGGAGTGGGTGGAGGCGACTCGCGGCGCCTGACGCGGGAGCCCAGGAAGAAGGCGCCGATCAGCACCGCCACGACCACCACACCCGCCGCGATCACTCCGGCCGCGAGGCCGCCCCGGCCCGCGGCCAGGTCCATCCATTCGCTGTTCAGGGCTTGGTTCATGGCACGCGAGTACCCCCTGACCCCCGAGCGAACCGACCCGCCCCGGCGACCCGCCCCGGAGTGCCGCGAACCCCCGGGAACGCCGGGTTTGGCGGCCCGTACCCCGGCTACCCGCCTCCTGTGACGACTTCGACTTCTCAGCAGGAGCTCTTCCAGTTCCTGGAGGACCGCTTCGCGTGTGCCCAGGCGTGCACCGAGTGCGCACGGGCCTGTGCGCTCCGTGCGAGCCTGGTCGCTCCGGACGGGACCGAGGAACAGGAACTACTGCGGCGCAAGGGCATCATGTGCGCCGAGGTGTGCGACGCGACCTGTCGCGTGCTGTGCGAGGAGAGCCATCTCGACGAGGCCGGCATCCGGGTCCAGCTGGAATGGTGCAGGTCGGTCTGTCTGGAGTGCGCGCAGGTCCTCGACCGGCACGCCGGCGCCGAGGACGCCGCCAAGGCGTGCCGCGAGTGCGCGCAGGCGTGCACGGACTTCATGGCGACCCTTCACTGAGACCTCCTCCGCGTGGACGAACCCGCTCCGTGGACCGGCTCCACGGACCCGCCTCACCTCACAGGCCCGTTTCACGGACCCTCTCCCGGCCGTTCCCAATTTCTGGAACACGTTCTACGGTGTGCGCCGTCAGGACCGGTCCCGGGAAGCCTGGAGGCGCCGTGCATCTCGACCACACACCCGAGCAGCATCGGCTGCGCACCGAACTGCGCACCTACTTCGCCGACCTGGTCCCGGACAACGCGCACGCCCGTTTCACCGACCGCGACGCTCAGAAGCGCTTCTACCGCGACACCATCCGCCGCCTCGGCACCGACGGCTGGCTCGGCGTCGGCTGGCCCAAGGAGTACGGTGGCCGCGGCCTG from Streptomyces sp. CC0208 carries:
- a CDS encoding MFS transporter, with product MDVTTPASGPADRRAATLVMACLGVFVAYLPVTTVAVSLPAVQSALGATTAQLSWVQDAFVLPMAAFILTAGVVGDVHGRKKVFQAGLLFSAAGAAVALVAQSVQVLWVGQALAGLGAATLLPTTLALISHAVPDHRERGKFIGLWATSLMAALAVGPVVAGVVLDHFAWRWIYLLAIPVSLLATVFAARLLTDSRAPYERRLDWPGQITATVAVTALVYGVIEGGADSFTAPKVLAALAVAVVSGVAFVLAERRSDSPMLDLALFRSPAFTATTLVAMITFLGLIGFFFLLSLYFGLVQQLDTLQAAWRMLVVTACAILVGGPVGRLMHRVSARVLITGGLLVVAASLFSLVGVDAHTSFAALAWRLAPLGLGLGAVMTPMTATAVASVPHHLAGMAAAGNNAFRQLGGALGPAVLGALLTTRALDSFPGHLADAGLTGAAQERIVTAADHGGLGAVAGLDLGADTGRAMGAVGEAFLDGLRLCLTVAGSLTLLAAVVAVVLLRRPRSAGAGHTQVAASGRTRGAASDEVAAAVSGTGGSEGRGEV
- a CDS encoding glycoside hydrolase family 15 protein; protein product: MSTPFPPHALHDYALLADGERGALIGPDGAIGWLCAPTWHDEAVFAGLVGGRGAYAVTPAGRYVFGGYYEEGTLIWRSRWVTDDGIVECREALAFPGAPDRLVLLRQLRAVDGPARVSVVLDPRSGYGATPIDPASVRRGDDGVWELRTGRHRLRWQGAPQAVVGERGLTADIELEPGERHELVLECAVSPLPAAPPKPQQAWAATEAAWHETVPALDRTVAPRDARRAYAVLRGLTAQGGGMVAAATTSLPERAEEGRNYDYRYVWIRDQSYAGQAAAAVGAHDLLDAAVGFVTARLHADGPRLVPAYTVHGDPVPAQRELDLPGYPGGFDRVGNQVGEQFQLDCFGEALLLLAAAERHGRLDEGHWKAVEIAVRAVSDRWRQPDAGIWELDDRMWTHSRLSCVAGLRAVAAVAPRHPLADTCTALADTLLDAAERTCLHPDGHWQRTPDDPSVDAALLLPGVRGALPAADTRTRATLAACRRELADDHYLYRFRHDDRPLEEAEGAFLLCGLVMAMAEHQQGRTVEAYRWFERNRGACGASGLYAEEFDVAQRQLRGNLPQAFVHALLLEAAARLGE
- a CDS encoding DUF6479 family protein translates to MNQALNSEWMDLAAGRGGLAAGVIAAGVVVVAVLIGAFFLGSRVRRRESPPPTPEEQPRMPEGGPVREVSEHREPSEMPRSDTRLTPHELPNHGNAPTRTGPATERPRWDEGSSGSFGSGGPGGG